The following proteins are encoded in a genomic region of Nicotiana sylvestris chromosome 4, ASM39365v2, whole genome shotgun sequence:
- the LOC138889422 gene encoding uncharacterized protein, producing the protein MIIGGGDDASINSVKFTTTQKLKRSIIHEWYDELEESIIFDKSDTNGLVFPYYDTLIITLRVLDTDVRCIMVDDGSGACIIHRRVLTQIKLEDRIVPHCITLTGFNNVVERTFGEIPLPVLAGDVTLETTFHIMDQDMAYNAIIDRPWIHAMKVVPSHLYQVIEFPTP; encoded by the coding sequence ATGATCATCGGAGGAGGCGACGACGCATCAATCAACAGCGTGAAGTTCACCACCACTCAAAAGCTCAAGCGGTCAATCATCCATGAATGGTATGAcgaactcgaagaaagtatcatcttcgataagtcagataccaacGGTTTGGTCTTTCCTTACTATGACACCCTTATCATTACTTTACGTGTTCTTGATACTGATGTAAGATGTATCATGGTCGATGATGGAAGCGGTGCGTGCATCATCCATCGTCGAGTTCTCACCCAAATAAAGCTCGAGGACAGGATAGTGCCACATTGTATCacactaacaggttttaacaatgTAGTTGAGCGGACATTTGGAGAAATTCCATTGCCCGTCTTGGCCGGCGACGTTACCTTGGAAACCACATTCCACATCATGGACCAGGACATGGCATACAACGCCATCATAGaccgaccatggatacacgccatgaaaGTCGTCCCCTCCCACTTGTACCAAGTCATTGAATTTCCCACTCCTTAG